In the Nerophis ophidion isolate RoL-2023_Sa linkage group LG01, RoL_Noph_v1.0, whole genome shotgun sequence genome, one interval contains:
- the LOC133553867 gene encoding Rieske domain-containing protein: protein MSSEKETSSSPRPSPSSHFIGKRDDIIRHGRVTKLVNGCRDVLVIYHQGEFHAMDMRCYHAGGALAHGDIEEFNGRACIVCPWHKYKITLAEGEGLYQAVDNPAVKPLRTRWRSKGIKQRVHKVNLVDNDVYVTLNDSQEAVESDYYQTEQYRTDSCKVQAKKVH, encoded by the exons ATGTCCTCTGAGAAGGAGACGTCCTCATCTCCTCGTCCTTCACCTTCTTCTCACTTCATCGGGAAGAGGGACGACATCATCAGACACGGCCGCGTGACCAAGCTAGTGAACGGGTGCCGAGACGTGCTGGTCATCTACCACCAAGGGGAGTTCCACGCCATGGACATGCGTTGTTACC ATGCAGGTGGTGCATTAGCGCATGGAGACATTGAG gagtTCAACGGCCGGGCATGTATCGTATGTCCGTGGCACAAGTACAAGATAACGCTGGCGGAAGGCGAAGGGCTGTATCAGGCCGTGGACAACCCGGCGGTCAAACCTCTGAGGACACGCTGGCGCTCCAAAGGCATCAAGCAGAGGGTCCACAAGGTCAACTTGGTGGACAACGACGTGTACGTCACGTTGAACGACTCCCAGGAGGCCGTGGAGTCGGATTACTACCAGACAGAGCAATACAGGACTGACTCATGCAAGGTTCAGGCCAAAAAAGTCCACTGA